Proteins encoded in a region of the Colius striatus isolate bColStr4 chromosome 18, bColStr4.1.hap1, whole genome shotgun sequence genome:
- the C18H17orf58 gene encoding UPF0450 protein C17orf58 homolog isoform X2 — protein sequence MSRLYITPDGFFFRVHLLVVDTLNCSKPCPDFKLGSRYIVMGQIYHKRRQIPPDLLRVLRGRLRPGDGLLRSSSSYVKRFNRKRNHKVQVAHTKCS from the exons ATGAGTCGTCTGTACATCACTCCTGATGGCTTCTTCTTTCGAGTTCACCTTCTGGTTGTGGATACTTTAAACTGCAGTAAACCCTGTCCAGATTTTAAACTTG gcAGCAGATACATCGTGATGGGCCAGATCTACCACAAGAGACGACAGATCCCTCCCGACCTGCTGCGGGTCCTGCGAGGCCGCCTGAGGCCAGGGGACGGTTTGctccgcagcagcagcagctacgTCAAGAGATTCAACAGGAAAAGGAATCACAAAGTGCAGGTGGCTCACACTAAATGTAGCTGA
- the C18H17orf58 gene encoding UPF0450 protein C17orf58 homolog isoform X1, with protein sequence MTPKLFWLLCFVTRSCASSVAGSLPCAEKSSQTLSKDAHGSAAAALGQVKAPAWGSAGAGENHTQRCLLPPASLPRPPEVISLSSDKKKRTKSSLENSTGLRKPLLQYGGALSLESLTEGPFPAASDLNHANRKLWGRRAAEAANSLSALFHHPAASHRKATALGEAQPFPDPGTAESEDPNMLDHFNRPGKIIPYKHTDLFKRITKPSWVTNRQAASLLYHISLLRKDADKEKACLTECRRERDEVEAYCTSEFAVNGIVHNLESLGNGVRFVTLLVDSNGLYRMSRLYITPDGFFFRVHLLVVDTLNCSKPCPDFKLGSRYIVMGQIYHKRRQIPPDLLRVLRGRLRPGDGLLRSSSSYVKRFNRKRNHKVQVAHTKCS encoded by the exons ATGACACCCAAATTGTTCTGGCTCCTCTGCTTTGTCACTAGATCCTGTGCCAGCTCAGTGGCCG GATCTCTGCCCTGTGCTGAGAAATCCAGTCAGACCCTCAGCAAAGATGCTCATGGTTCAGCAGCTGCTGCGCTTGGCCAAGTCAAAGCACCAGCCTGGGGCTCTGCCGGCGCTGGGGAGAATCATACACAGCGCTGCCTTCTGCCTCCTGCCTCTCTGCCACGGCCTCCCGAGGTCATCTCCCTCTCCTCAGACAAAAAGAAACGCACCAAGTCCTCTCTAGAAaacagcacagggctgaggaAACCCCTCTTGCAGTATGGAGGGGCCCTGTCTCTGGAGAGCCTGACTGAAGGGCCCTTCCCTGCCGCCTCGGACCTGAACCACGCCAACAGAAAGCTGTGGGGCAGGCGGGCGGCTGAGGCTGCCAACAGCCTGTCAGCTCTCTTCCACCACCCAGCAGCTTCCCATCGCAAGGCCACAGCCTTGGGGGAGGCTCAGCCTTTTCCAGACCCTGGAACAGCAGAATCAGAAGATCCCAACATGCTGGATCACTTCAACCGACCAGGCAAGATAATTCCCTATAAACATACTGATCTGTTTAAAAGGATCACCAAGCCCTCCTGGGTCACCAACCGCCAGGCAGCCAGCCTGCTGTACCACATCAGCCTGCTGAGGAAAG ATGCTGATAAGGAGAAGGCATGTCTGACTGAGTGCAGGAGAGAGAGGGATGAAGTGGAGGCCTACTGCACCAGTGAATTTG CAGTGAACGGGATTGTCCATAACCTGGAAAGCCTGGGGAACGGCGTCCGCTTCGTTACGCTTCTGGTAGACAGCAATGGATTATACAGGATGAGTCGTCTGTACATCACTCCTGATGGCTTCTTCTTTCGAGTTCACCTTCTGGTTGTGGATACTTTAAACTGCAGTAAACCCTGTCCAGATTTTAAACTTG gcAGCAGATACATCGTGATGGGCCAGATCTACCACAAGAGACGACAGATCCCTCCCGACCTGCTGCGGGTCCTGCGAGGCCGCCTGAGGCCAGGGGACGGTTTGctccgcagcagcagcagctacgTCAAGAGATTCAACAGGAAAAGGAATCACAAAGTGCAGGTGGCTCACACTAAATGTAGCTGA